A genome region from Hoplias malabaricus isolate fHopMal1 chromosome 8, fHopMal1.hap1, whole genome shotgun sequence includes the following:
- the LOC136705489 gene encoding desmoplakin-like has protein sequence MQKKSVEDLNVQKSKAEYEAQQYRLELEAAIKCRTAIEQELKHSRQLIQQSESKQVSLEESLRILKKNIEESTVARRKLEEHLRRKNSDVQDLEEHRRTLERELKAKEDAEVELLNQVRAMEIDLTQKSEARLLQGESRVSLTKENVQKSSFSSSVQLLHSEAEAEALQHKMDELMMGKKRAETEIKTLKSEINSVLMHKNMAEEKAQRFKELLDEANNRLMKLQVEMESDRNSNRQKSEDLRQEASELRKSVYIFQEQVKSLQRDKSSLEQRMLFHKTEVDGLKEQLKINQGKLFQRSTSEQESCQKLRCLEEELSSKQAEAEQMKFKANEFNRINQLLEGDIRHLTVSIESFQQEKSLSEQKIKTLKSEIENLKEQLQKAKEELGIKARSEKDMQLKMKNLELELQKSDLQVTQLTKKVEELRRVNMDNERSTKNLKAELDKLNMEMGSKDQQISIFKTQTESTKSQLKIIEEELNKKTQTAHELQIKLRDYNEEAKKTAELQQKVKTLTANVSNYEKEIRNLKAEITSLSMEKTLANQKVQEHKMEINSLNLMLQKESSEGKKNTAKLRELENELLRSKQTITRMSGSSEKATVNLKLDISTLQRDKQAADQKLQILKAEFDELSSTLKKTKDELLRVTQEGKVNQSKLKVMEEDLQKNRMAMKEMSSSSDKYTTNLQQECSSLLKEKGAAEEQITTLAAETSELRMKLDQTQEELMLKQKETAAAKLRSQMLEDQLEKCKRMLEDLKGKLDLQKKGYETQLQLVQNEMEQKLALQESRMKLDYERKSKERSHSTETLERDKKQLSQEIEKMKTLHTNTMKSKQEQLDSLRTQLEQSEKQKGTLDLELLKAKSKIAEMETEKIKVKTSISQLDSVHKENSKETIRVKQMLNETEQKFQIAEKEAKSLKEQVASYIREVKSYQEKNLKLEVNVSSLQKQMKERENVTQSDHQCAKDAEIAKLKTELILTQKIVSSYEEAKRNLEEELKKMKESSETAMLEKDKALDKLKEVKQDKMLSAKYSAQPDTLRKSGNTSTQEKLTKQTVSVSSHSHVSDHTSTTRKSSLSDKSKSGKSQTVSFTVTNSEYSDDNSTCSSKTGKQIESSSSKLQGLRGRISIKKLIKTKILTEEIALKLQTGLISMEEVQLSLAQFSGKPASIAGIYLESGKKKMSFMEAAETGLMAKTYANEFLEAQAATGAIIDPVTGESYTASDALEQGIISADLRDKITEADKAVSGYPHGGKLLSVFQAMEERIVERHKGKGILEAQIATGGLIHPLIGMRVPLEVAVEQGLINQATLQTLYDPISNPKSFHNPETGQRAYYNELLKMCVYDISGGIYLLPFGEHQVSTFSPARTHRVSVINSTTGVEMSTYEAYKAGLIDMRTYLFLSQQESEWQETTVMDSAGNPLHVLTDQKSGRQFCIEIALRLKILQASELQSYRSGQLSIWELADLLISRKVVTKVKDSPIAGLWVIALKRRLSVLKGLQQNLVDRLTALKLLEAQACTGGICDPASGDRVQIAEAIRRGLLDESFVRQLQQYEQAYYGIVHPQSGKMLTVAQAMNENLFPKDVALRCLEYQIATGGLIDPENHNRISLEEAIRDCMIDKTTAALLRDDHSSARSLTCPKTKRKISYKEALDKGVFDSHTGFLLLEATKLHSTGGSSSFQYIWTYRHF, from the exons ATGCAGAAGAAGTCAGTTGAAGACCTGAATGTGCAGAAATCAAAGGCAGAGTATGAGGCACAACAATACCGACTTGAGCTAGAGGCTGCTATCAAATGTAGAACTGCCATTGAACAAGAGCTAAAACATTCTCGACAGTTAATTCAGCAGTCGGAGTCCAAGCAGGTCTCCCTGGAGGAGAGCCTCCGGATACTAAAGAAGAACATAGAGGAGAGCACAGTGGCCCGGAGGAAGCTAGAGGAACACTTGCGCCGCAAGAACAGTGACGTACAGGATCTGGAGGAGCACAGGCGTACACTAGAACGTGAGCTGAAAGCCAAGGAAGATGCTGAGGTAGAACTACTAAACCAGGTCAGGGCCATGGAAATAGATCTCACTCAAAAGTCTGAAGCTAGATTGCTCCAGGGGGAGTCACGAGTTTCACTGACAAAGGAAAATGTACAGAAGTCTTCCTTCTCAAGTAGTGTTCAGCTTCTTCATTcagaagcagaagcagaagcCCTGCAGCACAAGATGGATGAGCTTATGATGGGCAAAAAGAGAGCAGAAACTGAGATCAAGACTTTGAAGTCTGAGATTAACTCAGTGCTTATGCACAAGAACATGGCAGAGGAAAAAGCACAGCGCTTCAAAGAGCTCCTAGATGAGGCAAATAACAGGCTGATGAAGCTTCAGGTAGAAATGGAATCAGACAGGAACAGCAACAGGCAGAAATCTGAAGACCTAAGGCAGGAAGCCTCTGAGCTTAGGAAGTCTGTCTATATATTTCAAGAGCAAGTCAAATCCCTCCAACGAGACAAATCTTCACTAGAGCAGAGAATGCTATTCCATAAAACAGAAGTTGACGGATTAAAGGAACAACTTAAAATCAATCAAGGGAAGTTGTTCCAACGGAGCACCAGTGAGCAGGAGAGCTGTCAGAAGTTGAGATGTCTAGAGGAAGAACTTTCCTCTAAACAGGCTGAAGCAGAACAAATGAAATTCAAGGCCAATGAATTCAATAGAATAAATCAGCTGCTGGAAGGTGATATTAGACATCTCACGGTAAGTATTGAGTCCTTCCAGCAAGAAAAGTCACTTTCTGAGCAAAAGATAAAAACACTTAAATCTGAGATAGAAAACCTGAAAGAGCAGTTGCAGAAAGCCAAAGAAGAATTGGGCATCAAGGCAAGAAGTGAAAAAGACATGCAGCTGAAGATGAAAAACCTTGAGTTGGAGCTCCAGAAAAGTGATTTGCAAGTGACTCAGCTTACCAAGAAAGTAGAGGAATTGAGGAGGGTCAACATGGACAACGAACGTTCCACAAAGAATCTGAAAGCTGAGCTTGATAAACTAAACATGGAAATGGGCAGCAAAGATCAGCAAATCAGCATATTcaagacacaaacagagagcACAAAATCTCAGCTGAAAATTATTGAAGAGGAACTAAATAAGAAAACCCAAACAGCCCATGAGCTTCAAATTAAGTTGCGAGACTACAATGAGGAGGCAAAGAAAACAGCTGAGCTTCAGCAGAAAGTTAAAACTCTTACAGCCAATGTTAGTAACTATGAAAAAGAAATCAGAAATTTAAAAGCAGAGATAACTTCCTTATCTATGGAGAAGACTCTAGCTAACCAAAAAGTTCAGGAGCACAAAATGGAGATTAACAGCCTTAACCTCATGCTACAAAAGGAATCATCAGAGGGAAAGAAGAACACAGCAAAGTTGAGAGAACTTGAGAATGAGCTTCTAAGATCTAAGCAAACCATAACCAGAATGAGCGGAAGCTCTGAAAAGGCTACAGTCAACCTTAAATTAGATATATCTACCCTGCAGAGGGACAAGCAAGCAGCTGATCAAAAGCTACAGATTTTGAAAGCAGAATTTGATGAGCTTAGTTCCACTCTCAAAAAGACAAAAGATGAGTTGCTCAGAGTGACCCAAGAAGGTAAAGTTAATCAGTCCAAACTAAAAGTAATGGAGGAAGATCTTCAGAAAAATAGGATGGCCATGAAAGAAATGAGTTCCAGCTCAGATAAATATACAACAAACTTACAACAGGAATGTTCTAGCCTTCTTAAAGAGAAGGGCGCTGCAGAAGAACAAATCACAACTTTGGCTGCAGAAActtcagagctgagaatgaaGTTGGACCAGACACAAGAAGAGCTAATGCTCAAGCAAAAGGAAACAGCAGCTGCTAAGCTGAGATCACAAATGCTGGAGGACCAGTTGGAGAAATGCAAGAGAATGCTTGAGGACCTGAAAGGAAAACTTGATCTCCAGAAGAAGGGTTATGAGACTCAGTTACAGCTAGTGCAGAATGAGATGGAGCAAAAACTGGCATTGCAGGAATCGCGTATGAAGCTTGACTATGAAAGAAAATCCAAGGAGCGCTCACATAGCACTGAAACACTTGAGAGAGACAAAAAGCAACTCTCACAAGAAATTGAAAAGATGAAGACTTTGCATACCAACACTATGAAATCCAAACAGGAGCAACTTGATAGCCTTCGTACTCAGTTGGAACAATCTGAGAAACAGAAAGGAACCCTGGACCTTGAACTGCTCAAAGCAAAGTCTAAGATTGCCGAAAtggaaactgagaaaatcaAGGTGAAAACTAGCATTTCTCAGCTGGACAGTGTCCATAAAGAGAATTCAAAAGAAACAATCAGAGTGAAACAGATGCTGAATGAGACTGAACAGAAATTTCAGATTGCTGAAAAAGAAGCCAAATCACTAAAAGAGCAGGTTGCATCATACATTAGAGAAGTAAAGTCATATCAGGAGAAGAATTTAAAACTTGAAGTCAATGTCAGCTCCTTACAGAAGCAGATGAAAGAAAGGGAGAATGTAACACAAAGCGATCATCAGTGTGCCAAAGATGCAGAGATTGCCAAGCTGAAGACTGAGCTcattctgacacagaaaataGTGTCTTCCTATGAAGAGGCAAAGAGAAATCTGGAGGAGGAactgaagaaaatgaaagagtCTTCTGAG ACTGCTATGCTGGAGAAGGATAAAGCACTGGACAAACTGAAAGAAGTGAAACAGGACAAAATGCTATCAGCTAAATATAGTGCTCAGCCAGACACATTGAGGAAATCAGGAAACACATCTACGCAAGAAAAGCTAACAAAGCAAACAGTTTCTGTTTCCAGCCATAGTCATGTGTCAGATCACACATCCACAACCAGGAAAAGCTCACTGTCAGACAAGAGCAAGTCTGGAAAAAGTCAGACTGTATCATTTACTGTCACCAATTCTGAGTACTCGGATGATAACTCCACTTGTTCTTCAAAGACAGGCAAACAAATTGAATCATCTTCTTCAAAACTTCAAGGTCTGAGGGGACGGATCAGTATAAAAAAACTGATCAAGACTAAAATATTAACTGAGGAAATTGCTCTGAAATTACAAACTGGACTCATAAGTATGGAAGAAGTACAGTTATCACTAGCCCAGTTCAGTGGAAAACCCGCTTCAATAGCTGGGATTTACTTGGAGTCTGGCAAGAAAAAGATGTCCTTCATGGAAGCAGCAGAGACAGGTCTTATGGCCAAAACCTATGCCAATGAGTTCTTGGAAGCACAAGCTGCTACAGGAGCCATCATTGATCCAGTCACTGGTGAAAGCTACACAGCTTCAGAtgctcttgagcaaggcatcaTCAGTGCAGATTTACGGGACAAAATAACAGAGGCTGACAAAGCTGTCAGTGGTTACCCTCATGGTGGAAAACTACTTTCTGTGTTTCAAGCTATGGAAGAAAGAATTGTAGAAAGGCACAAAGGGAAAGGAATACTTGAAGCTCAAATTGCCACGGGAGGGTTGATACACCCATTAATTGGCATGCGGGTTCCATTAGAGGTTGCCGTTGAACAAGGGCTCATAAATCAAGCCACCCTTCAAACATTGTATGATCCTATCAGTAACCCAAAGAGCTTCCATAACCCAGAAACAGGGCAGAGAGCATACTATAATGAACtcctgaaaatgtgtgtgtatgacattAGCGGTGGGATTTATCTTCTCCCTTTTGGGGAGCACCAAGTTTCCACATTCTCCCCAGCCAGAACCCACAGAGTTTCAGTTATTAACAGCACTACCGGTGTAGAGATGTCAACCTATGAGGCCTACAAAGCTGGGCTCATAGACATGAGAACCTATCTCTTCCTCTCACAACAGGAGAGTGAATGGCAAGAGACAACTGTCATGGACTCTGCTGGAAACCCTTTGCATGTTTTGACTGACCAGAAGAGTGGGCGCCAGTTTTGCATTGAAATTGCTTTGAGACTGAAGATACTTCAAGCCAGTGAACTCCAGAGTTACCGTAGTGGTCAGCTGAGCATCTGGGAGCTTGCAGATCTTCTGATTTCTCGGAAGGTTGTGACCAAAGTTAAAGATAGCCCTATTGCAGGACTCTGGGTAATAGCCTTGAAGAGAAGACTCTCAGTTCTCAAAGGACTTCAGCAAAACCTTGTGGACAGGCTAACTGCTTTGAAGCTTCTGGAAGCTCAGGCTTGCACAGGAGGTATCTGTGACCCAGCATCTGGAGACAGAGTCCAGATTGCAGAGGCAATTCGAAGAGGACTATTAGATGAAAGTTTTGTACGACAACTACAGCAATATGAGCAAGCTTACTATGGCATAGTTCACCCTCAAAGTGGAAAGATGTTGACAGTGGCTCAGGCGATGAATGAGAACCTTTTCCCCAAAGATGTTGCACTTCGTTGTCTTGAGTATCAGATTGCAACTGGAGGTCTGATAGACCCAGAAAATCATAACAGAATCTCACTGGAGGAAGCCATTAGAGATTGCATGATTGATAAAACAACAGCTGCACTGTTGAGAGATGATCACTCAAGTGCCAGAAGTCTCACTTGCCCTAAGACAAAGCGAAAGATTTCCTACAAAGAAGCCCTGGATAAAGGCGTCTTTGATAGTCATACTGGATTCCTATTGCTTGAAGCTACAAAGCTTCATAGTACTGGGGGCTCTTCGTCTTTTCAGTACATTTGGACCTATCGACATTTCTGA